A portion of the Punica granatum isolate Tunisia-2019 chromosome 7, ASM765513v2, whole genome shotgun sequence genome contains these proteins:
- the LOC116215174 gene encoding uncharacterized protein LOC116215174: MADWGPVVIGVVLFVLLTPGLLFQLPGNKRPVEFVNMQTSGIFIFIHTIIFFGLITIFLIAIGVHITTG; the protein is encoded by the coding sequence ATGGCGGATTGGGGGCCGGTGGTGATAGGGGTGGTGCTGTTCGTGTTGCTGACGCCAGGGCTGCTGTTTCAGCTGCCGGGAAACAAGCGGCCGGTTGAGTTCGTGAACATGCAGACGAGCggcatcttcatcttcatccaCACCATCATCTTCTTCGGCCTCATCACCATCTTCCTCATCGCCATCGGCGTCCATATCACCACCGGCTAG
- the LOC116215169 gene encoding transcription factor TCP20: MDHHKHSPTKQPSQGAPNFLTQHQPNNNMSTGDPNSNNNNNSGHKPSEIKDFQIVIAEKDDAKKQLAPKRSSNKDRHTKVEGRGRRIRMPALCAARIFQLTRELGHKSDGETIQWLLQQAEPSIIAATGTGTIPASALAVAGPTAASSQQPGASISAAWASAGRPGPTLQHHQLGPTGFWPPSSSGPSILGGEGFHPTSTGGASTSGNINLNNMGLVSFTSILSNPPQVVVPGLELGLSHQDVGHHHHHHHHVGGGVHLNPQTLNQIYQQIGQSRVHNQPQQPPPSKDDSQSSAGN, from the coding sequence ATGGATCATCACAAGCATAGCCCTACTAAGCAGCCATCACAGGGAGCACCAAACTTCTTGACCCAGCACCAACCCAACAACAACATGAGCACAGGCGACCCCAacagcaacaacaacaacaacagcGGCCATAAACCCTCGGAAATCAAAGACTTCCAGATTGTGATTGCGGAGAAGGACGACGCCAAGAAGCAATTGGCCCCCAAGCGGAGCTCCAACAAGGACCGCCACACCAAGGTCGAGGGCCGCGGCCGAAGGATACGGATGCCTGCTCTCTGCGCCGCCAGGATCTTCCAGCTCACCCGGGAATTGGGCCACAAGTCCGACGGCGAGACGATCCAGTGGCTGCTCCAGCAGGCGGAGCCCTCCATCATCGCCGCCACCGGGACGGGGACCATCCCCGCCTCGGCTCTCGCGGTCGCGGGACCCACCGCGGCGTCGTCCCAGCAGCCCGGGGCCTCGATCTCCGCGGCGTGGGCCTCAGCCGGCCGGCCAGGCCCCACCCTCCAGCACCACCAGCTGGGACCCACCGGGTTCTGGCCCCCATCTTCCTCGGGCCCATCGATCTTGGGTGGTGAGGGGTTCCATCCCACCAGTACAGGGGGTGCGAGCACTAGTGGGAACATTAACTTGAACAACATGGGACTGGTCAGCTTCACCTCGATCCTCAGCAACCCGCCGCAGGTGGTCGTGCCGGGGCTGGAGCTGGGGCTGTCCCACCAGGATGTGGgacaccaccaccaccaccaccaccacgtCGGCGGTGGGGTCCACCTCAACCCACAGACACTGAATCAGATATACCAGCAGATTGGGCAGTCTAGGGTTCATAATCAGCCCCAGCAGCCTCCTCCTTCTAAAGATGACTCCCAGAGCTCTGCAGGCAACTGA